The sequence AAGGTATTGAGCTACTGGTTGTACACCGAAATGCCAAAAAAGACACAGATCATCAGGTACAGGTATCAAAGGCTACATTAGTAGAAAGAGTAGGCAACCTTTTGACAGTCAGTGGAATCGTATCTGCTGATGGTGATTCAGTAATCGACTTGAGACGAATGGACGACATCTCCTGCTGAGGCAAAAGCAATGGGTGTTGATCTGTCTGATATTTTTGAAAAACATGAGATAGAATTAGGGGACCTTGCCGGTGAGGTGATCGCTGTAGATGCGTACAATACCCTGTACCAGTTTCTCAGTATTATCAGGCAGCGGGACGGCACCCCGCTTAAAAATTCCAGGGGTGAGGTGACATCCCATTTATCAGGGTTTTTGTACCGTACTACGAATCTGGTTGAAGCTGGAATCAGACCGATTTTTGTTTTTGACGGCAGACCTCCCAGTTTCAAGGCCGAGACCCTGGAAGCACGAAAGAATATCCGCGAAAAGGCCAAGCAGCGCTGGGAGGAAGCAAAGGCTGCCGGAGAAGAGGAACTCATGGTCCATGCCCAGGCCTCGTCCAGAATTGAAGGCGGCATGGTGGAAGATGCAAAGGCCCTGCTGGGATATATGGGCATTCCAGTGGTGCAGGCTCCGTCTGAGGGTGAGGCCCAGGCTGCTCATATGGTGCTGTCAGGAGATGCCGACTTCACCGCTTCCCAGGACTATGATGCATTGGTGTTCGGTTCACCAAAGGTAGTGCGCAACCTGACAGTCACTGGCAAACGAAAACTGCCAAGGAAAAACGTCTATATTGAGGTAAAACCCGAGATCATGGACCTTGAAGAGGTATTGTCAGCACTTGAGATCTCCAGGGAACAATTGGTGGACATTGCATTATTAGTAGGAACAGACTACAATCCCGGGGTAAAGCGGGTTGGACCGAAGACTGCCCTGAAACTGATAAAAAAACATGGGGTTGTTGAGGCTGTGCTCACTGAACTGGGTGAAAGGATCGAAAACCTGCAGCAGATCAGGGATTTCTTTTTGTATCCTGAAGTAAGTTCAGATTACCAGATATCCTGGAGATCGCCCCGGGAATCTGAAATAATCGATCTGCTGTGTGGAAAACATGACTTTTCCGAAGTCCGGGTAAAAGGCGCCATTGATAGACTTATTGAAGCTTCTGATGCTGGCCAGCAGACCCTTGACCAGTGGTTCTGAAACCTGAAAAAAGAATTAATATCATAAATAATATGACAGAAGATACATATTCCATAGTCTGGAAACTTGAAACTCAGCTGATTATTAAACCGAAAGTTATTATTCAGGAAAATTCAGGGGAAAAAATCCATGAACAAAGAGGAGAATACCTCGTGCAGGGTTAAAGTTGTGGGCAGGGATGATAAGAACAGGCCGATCTTAGAATTTTATGGCGATGAGGCCGAGTGCGGAAGTGTGCTTGCTGTTCTGGCAGGTAAAGAGGAAATAGTTATACGAACAAAAAAGTCTGCTTGAATCTATATATTTCATGATATATCTTGACACATCTTTTCTTTATTCACTTATCATGAAAGATAAAATGCATCCATTTTGCCAGGTTATATGGGATGATGCACGGTCACAAAAGTTGACAATGGCAGTTAGTATGCTTACAATATGGGGGCTGTAAAAAAGTTTGGTGTTAGCATTAGAAACCAACCTGACCCAATCTTTGCGGTCTTTGCGCCCTTTGCGGTGAATAGAGAAAAAGCCCACCGCAAAGACCGCGAAGGACGCAAAGTGAAAGGAAGTGTGAATATAATAAATCGAATTAGACTGTAAAATAAACCTCAACACCAAAAGATTTGACGGCCCCGAAACACCGTAAAAGTATAATCCTTTATTCCCGTTAATTTAGCACCATACTTAGTTTCAGAATGTTCCTCCTGGGGATTTTGCATAATTTTTATTGAAAATCGATAGCCTGTGACTTATTAATATTAACAACGAACTGAACGAACTGACACGAACTCCGGAGTTTGTTTTGAGTTCGTTGTTTCGTTTTTATGTATATATTATGTCTATCTAGGCATTATAATTTTTGATCAAATTCCGTATTTGCTGGCATCATAATGCCTAAAAAGTTGGGAATTTAGGATATAGTACGTTTGTCCGGGGTTCAGCCCTTCAACTAAAAATCAACCGCAGATGAACGCAAATGAACGCAGATATAATTTTTATGAAAGTGAATACAATACCTGAAAATGTCACATTCCATTCCTTTCAAGATATTCAATCCAATCATCAAGACCAAAATGCTCTAATGAACCTTTGAAATGTTCTATGTCGAATTTCTCCCACTGCTTGAACATGAGCGGTAAATTATGCAGGGCATTAGCTATATTTGCTATTTTTTTGATTTCATCGTTCAGGTCCATATTTCTTTCAGCCGCACATCTAATCGTCACAAGGTTCGAGTATAAAATGTCCGAATATATCTTCAGTTCTTTTTCGGTGGGCATGATGGTATCCATATCAGTGTTTTTCAAGGTATACGGAACATCCCTCTCACACACCGCTTCTTCGTACTCACTTTTTCTGCCAGTTTTAAACACAATCCCGCCGCTGTCACCGGCTATTCTGATATCCGGCCTGACCGATGGATAGAAATACGGTGTGAGGTGGTCGTGGTGCACGAATACATAGTACCACCTGCCGTTCTCTGATCTGAAGTGGAATATGGGCGGGCCGTCGTAGTAGACGTTGGGGAAGTCTTTAGCGCAGTCCATGCAGGTGTGGACCGGTTCGTGGGGCGGGGTTTTGGATGGGACGGCGCAGACGGCGGGGGTTTGGGTGCAGATTTCGCAGATCAAGGGGAATCAACTCGAATTGGATGGGTTTTGACATTATGTATTAATCGGTATTCATCGGGATGTTATTTAATATAAGTGTCTATAATATAGGATGGATGAGACGTGAAATAGATGATATGCTATTGGACCGGATTCTTGTGAAAAATAAAAACCGGGAGAATTTATTATCTAAATTCGCTACGAAAAGCTCTGACAGCATCCGTAGAAGAGAAGAACCTGATGATGTGCGCTCAAAGTTCTTCCGGGATTC is a genomic window of Methanosarcinales archaeon containing:
- the fen gene encoding flap endonuclease-1, with translation MGVDLSDIFEKHEIELGDLAGEVIAVDAYNTLYQFLSIIRQRDGTPLKNSRGEVTSHLSGFLYRTTNLVEAGIRPIFVFDGRPPSFKAETLEARKNIREKAKQRWEEAKAAGEEELMVHAQASSRIEGGMVEDAKALLGYMGIPVVQAPSEGEAQAAHMVLSGDADFTASQDYDALVFGSPKVVRNLTVTGKRKLPRKNVYIEVKPEIMDLEEVLSALEISREQLVDIALLVGTDYNPGVKRVGPKTALKLIKKHGVVEAVLTELGERIENLQQIRDFFLYPEVSSDYQISWRSPRESEIIDLLCGKHDFSEVRVKGAIDRLIEASDAGQQTLDQWF